The DNA sequence ATTCCTCATATCGTTCCTTACGCGGCCCCGAGAGGAACATCTGCGCATCGAGCGACCAGTGATCCGCCTTCCATGCGCGGATGTGCGGTGCGAGCACAGCGAGATCATTCAAGTTCTCACGCACAAGCGTCGTTTTGATGCAGAGCTTCTGCCCCGGGAGCACTTCGCGCACCGTGCGTATCCCTTCGTCGACACGCGCGAATGTGCCGGCCACTCCGCGCACCATGTCATGTATCGGCGCGCTTCCGTCCACTGAGACGAACAGTGTTGTGAATAGGTCCTTCATCTCGGGGGCATGTTTCTTGAGAAGCACGCCGTTAGTGACGATACTCGTGGAAAAACCGCGCCGCTTGAGCAGCCGCGCGATATCGATGCAGTACGGGGCGAGGAGCGGTTCCCCGCCCCAGAGCGTGATGTTCATGGGCGGCGTGAGCTCACCGATGATGCGTTCCCAGTCCGTGCGCCCAAGCTCCGTTTCCGCGGCATGCTCGCGCTGATACCCGTGTATACCCCATTGCCCGCACATGCGGCAGCGGAGATTACAGCTTCGGGTAAGCTGAAAATGCACGGCATTAAGCGCTGCGGTGATCATAACCTTCATAATATGTACGCCGGTTGATTTGTCAATCGATGGGTCATTCGCTCCCGCGGTATGCGCGCGGACTCTTCCCGAAACGCTTCTTGAAGAGCTTCGAGAAGTGATAGATGTCCTCATAGCCGACAGCCGCGGCTACGTCGCGTATTTTCATGTTCCGGTTCGCGAGCAATGTCGACGCTTCGAGCATGCGCAGTTCTATGATGTGCGCAACGGGGGCAAGCCCTACATGCCTCTTATACATCGTGCCGAAATGCGCCGGTGTGAGGTTCGCAATGGCGGCGAGATCGGCGATAGACAAGGGTTGCGTGTAATGCGATTCTACGTGTTCCC is a window from the Spirochaetota bacterium genome containing:
- a CDS encoding radical SAM protein — its product is MKVMITAALNAVHFQLTRSCNLRCRMCGQWGIHGYQREHAAETELGRTDWERIIGELTPPMNITLWGGEPLLAPYCIDIARLLKRRGFSTSIVTNGVLLKKHAPEMKDLFTTLFVSVDGSAPIHDMVRGVAGTFARVDEGIRTVREVLPGQKLCIKTTLVRENLNDLAVLAPHIRAWKADHWSLDAQMFLSGPRKERYEEFERSIGVAHASSISWKDEFSPGYGVLVSDTVQKLIAANGDLPIQLGGHAMTVEDIVEWFDSPDKDIVDHHCYAPWRRLSIQSNGNTSFCLDITDGSIGNVREHAVEEIFRSEKAERFRTAVMNGENPACIRCVWKRHTMAYR